In a genomic window of Mycoplasma iguanae:
- a CDS encoding aminotransferase class V-fold PLP-dependent enzyme: MKDYRHLFPMAEKITYLDNSALVLKPISVIEAGNDFYTNYSISPRTADSRLGIEVNQKIEETRAMTADLIDGYPEEIIFTSGTTESLNLFAQMSQQFLKEDDEILISSYNHSSNIIPWIEVAKNTKSKIIYSENILEDINSKTKIVTLSQVTNNINQFFDMDAIYQKVQENGAILINDAAQAVAHEKITFENSDIIAFSANKLYGPTGLGVLAIKKELLQLLKPTKFGGGAVNEIIDSNQWTAKEGVKAFEPGTINIAAVWQFHAAIKFFTEIGLDYVQEKLSSIAKYLYDQLSKIQNVEIASKRGDFLTLFNIKGFNSQDIASYLGHKDIYVRAGTFCSKLIPYITQRSSFVRISLAIYNNKSDIDTLIKAIKEGLGGGFLDAIL, from the coding sequence ATGAAAGATTATAGACATTTATTCCCAATGGCTGAAAAAATCACTTATTTAGATAATTCTGCATTAGTTTTAAAACCGATCTCAGTAATTGAAGCTGGAAATGATTTCTATACAAATTATTCAATTAGCCCAAGAACTGCAGACTCAAGATTAGGAATTGAAGTTAATCAAAAAATCGAAGAAACTCGTGCTATGACTGCAGATTTAATTGATGGTTATCCAGAAGAAATTATTTTTACTTCTGGCACAACTGAATCACTAAATTTATTTGCCCAAATGTCACAACAATTTTTAAAAGAAGATGATGAAATTTTAATTTCAAGCTATAATCATTCATCAAATATTATTCCCTGAATTGAAGTTGCTAAAAATACGAAAAGTAAAATTATATATTCAGAAAACATCCTAGAAGATATTAATTCAAAAACAAAAATTGTTACTCTTTCACAAGTAACAAATAACATTAATCAATTTTTTGATATGGATGCAATTTATCAAAAAGTCCAGGAAAATGGTGCAATTTTAATAAATGATGCTGCTCAGGCAGTTGCTCATGAAAAAATTACTTTTGAAAATTCAGATATTATTGCTTTTAGTGCAAATAAATTATATGGGCCTACAGGTTTAGGTGTTTTAGCTATCAAAAAAGAATTATTACAACTATTAAAACCAACTAAATTTGGTGGCGGAGCTGTTAATGAAATTATTGATAGCAATCAATGAACAGCCAAAGAAGGTGTGAAAGCTTTCGAACCAGGAACAATAAACATAGCTGCAGTTTGACAATTTCATGCAGCTATTAAATTTTTTACAGAAATAGGTTTAGATTATGTTCAAGAAAAATTAAGTTCTATTGCTAAATATCTTTATGATCAACTGTCAAAAATTCAAAATGTAGAAATAGCTTCAAAACGAGGTGATTTTTTAACTTTATTTAATATTAAAGGATTTAATTCTCAAGATATTGCCTCTTATTTAGGTCATAAAGATATTTATGTAAGAGCAGGAACTTTTTGTTCAAAATTAATTCCTTACATAACACAAAGAAGCTCTTTTGTCAGAATATCGCTTGCTATTTATAATAATAAAAGTGATATTGATACTTTAATTAAAGCCATTAAAGAAGGATTAGGTGGAGGATTTTTAGATGCCATCTTATAG
- a CDS encoding TlyA family RNA methyltransferase, whose protein sequence is MKKQPLKQVINGMGYSIIEAEKIIRAGKVMVNNETIFMPNEKVLPDANIIIKEQKEWVSRGAYKLLKAIDAFKLDFNNKVILDIGASKGGFTQVALRYGAKKIYALDVGTNQLDYNLRINPRVVVQEKTNLKSISNELFEDKIEIVVCDVSFIGLNEVFKVIKEILEAKSQVIVLIKPQFEASKKYVSPGGFVELEHHNFLINKVKKQASEYFDFIDLIESPIKGNISKNIEYLALFERK, encoded by the coding sequence ATGAAAAAACAACCTTTAAAACAGGTAATTAATGGTATGGGCTATTCAATAATTGAAGCAGAAAAAATTATTAGAGCTGGAAAAGTTATGGTAAATAATGAAACCATTTTTATGCCAAATGAAAAAGTTTTACCAGATGCAAATATAATAATCAAAGAGCAAAAAGAATGAGTTTCCCGCGGGGCTTATAAATTATTAAAAGCTATTGATGCTTTTAAATTAGATTTTAATAATAAAGTTATTTTAGATATAGGTGCTTCTAAAGGGGGTTTTACCCAAGTTGCACTTAGATATGGAGCCAAAAAAATTTATGCACTAGATGTTGGCACTAATCAATTAGATTATAATTTAAGAATAAATCCACGAGTTGTTGTTCAGGAAAAAACTAATTTAAAATCTATATCTAATGAACTATTTGAAGATAAAATAGAAATAGTTGTTTGTGATGTCTCTTTCATTGGTTTAAATGAAGTTTTTAAAGTTATCAAAGAAATTTTAGAAGCAAAAAGTCAAGTTATTGTTTTAATAAAACCTCAATTTGAAGCTTCAAAAAAATATGTTTCTCCAGGTGGTTTTGTTGAACTAGAACATCATAATTTTTTAATTAATAAGGTAAAAAAACAAGCAAGTGAATATTTTGATTTTATTGATTTAATAGAATCGCCTATTAAAGGTAACATTAGTAAAAATATTGAATATTTAGCGCTTTTCGAAAGGAAATAA
- a CDS encoding iron-sulfur cluster assembly scaffold protein, with protein sequence MPSYSDEKTKRELIMSHYSNPIYKKEELPTWENIKIHSDYCVDNMEIAFHISNQKFTEVFFKGEGCAVFLAAVDLFIDEITGKNIEEAKTIAHDYEKVLKQEMSQSAKINQLNIFQNVKTHLNRLECALLVKKAFDKLEI encoded by the coding sequence ATGCCATCTTATAGTGATGAAAAAACCAAAAGAGAATTGATAATGTCTCATTACAGTAATCCCATTTACAAAAAAGAAGAATTACCTACCTGAGAAAACATTAAAATTCACAGTGATTACTGTGTTGATAATATGGAAATCGCTTTCCATATTAGTAATCAAAAATTTACAGAAGTTTTTTTTAAAGGTGAAGGTTGTGCTGTATTTTTAGCTGCTGTAGATTTATTTATTGACGAAATCACAGGAAAAAATATTGAAGAAGCTAAAACAATTGCTCATGATTATGAAAAAGTTTTAAAACAAGAAATGTCTCAAAGCGCAAAAATAAATCAGCTAAATATTTTTCAAAATGTTAAAACACATTTAAACCGTTTAGAATGTGCTTTACTTGTAAAAAAAGCTTTTGATAAATTAGAAATATAA
- a CDS encoding endonuclease/exonuclease/phosphatase family protein — MKKIFIYSLLAITPFAFIACAAANNGDKAENKTKDNNQVVTSQKNTDTEPTPEPTPEPTPEPTPEPTPEPTPEPTPEPTPEPTPEPTPEPTKPAPETVPETAQPVAASEKKETKESSKNEENEEILVSSSEIQRDKTENNQTKTATSSQENSLEEKTQNQEVDAEKESKSTATAENVSIKIGHWNVLNLTNNPNNKNAQKNKLRVQSIAQIIHNENINLIGLTEIAVPGAVEDIIKSLKTLDPDGNWSFFVSQKGDGIGSQSQLEHVGILYQGKLLEPIPFQGYETNGALYINTPWKNPFIPDTDTYYVRPPYGAKFKIKENGEDFTVVYGHFDPPGVHKGNKNPPKSGRPRPKEVNVTSEYRIRGKNIGSQEIAEALKLKELMEWYDQIDGENEDLLFLGDTNIHLGNEQRAFAPLLSSGYKSLLPESNENATTLKTEGNEYASPYDKMFYKGKLSVKNSGKLDIISKFKDPEYLKQFRENNLIKHARDISDHTMIWTILETKNQLDK, encoded by the coding sequence ATGAAGAAAATATTTATTTATTCTTTACTTGCCATAACGCCTTTTGCTTTTATTGCCTGCGCTGCCGCTAATAACGGAGATAAAGCAGAAAATAAAACAAAAGATAACAATCAAGTAGTAACTTCACAAAAAAACACTGATACAGAACCAACTCCAGAACCAACTCCAGAACCAACTCCAGAACCAACTCCAGAACCAACTCCAGAACCAACTCCAGAACCAACTCCAGAACCAACTCCAGAACCAACTCCAGAACCAACTCCAGAACCAACTAAGCCAGCACCAGAAACAGTACCAGAAACAGCACAACCAGTAGCAGCAAGCGAAAAAAAAGAAACCAAAGAATCTTCAAAAAATGAAGAAAACGAAGAAATTTTAGTTTCTAGTTCTGAAATTCAAAGAGATAAAACGGAAAATAACCAAACTAAAACAGCAACATCAAGTCAAGAAAATTCACTTGAAGAAAAAACTCAAAATCAAGAAGTTGATGCAGAAAAAGAAAGCAAATCAACTGCAACCGCTGAAAATGTAAGTATTAAAATTGGTCATTGAAATGTTCTGAATCTTACAAATAATCCAAATAATAAAAATGCTCAAAAAAATAAATTGAGAGTGCAATCAATTGCTCAAATTATTCACAATGAAAATATTAACTTGATAGGTTTAACAGAAATTGCAGTACCCGGAGCAGTAGAAGATATTATTAAATCATTAAAAACATTAGATCCTGATGGAAATTGAAGTTTCTTTGTTTCACAAAAAGGGGATGGAATAGGTTCACAAAGCCAGCTTGAACATGTAGGAATTTTATATCAAGGAAAACTATTAGAACCAATTCCATTTCAGGGATATGAAACCAACGGTGCACTTTATATAAACACACCATGAAAAAATCCTTTTATTCCTGATACAGATACATACTATGTAAGACCTCCATATGGAGCAAAATTTAAAATTAAAGAAAATGGTGAAGATTTTACAGTAGTTTATGGACACTTTGATCCTCCCGGAGTACATAAGGGCAACAAGAATCCTCCTAAAAGTGGCAGACCTAGACCGAAGGAAGTAAATGTTACAAGTGAGTACCGAATTAGAGGAAAAAACATAGGATCACAAGAAATAGCAGAAGCATTAAAACTTAAAGAATTAATGGAATGATACGACCAAATTGATGGCGAAAATGAAGATTTGTTATTTTTAGGGGATACTAATATTCATTTAGGGAACGAACAAAGAGCTTTTGCCCCTCTTTTAAGTAGCGGTTATAAATCTTTATTACCAGAATCTAATGAAAATGCAACTACTTTAAAAACTGAAGGAAATGAATATGCTAGCCCCTATGATAAAATGTTTTATAAGGGAAAATTATCTGTTAAAAATTCAGGAAAATTAGACATTATTTCTAAATTTAAAGATCCTGAATATTTAAAACAGTTTAGAGAAAATAATCTTATCAAACACGCACGTGATATTTCAGATCACACAATGATTTGAACAATTTTGGAAACTAAAAATCAATTAGATAAATAA